Proteins encoded within one genomic window of Gadus chalcogrammus isolate NIFS_2021 chromosome 6, NIFS_Gcha_1.0, whole genome shotgun sequence:
- the tg gene encoding LOW QUALITY PROTEIN: thyroglobulin (The sequence of the model RefSeq protein was modified relative to this genomic sequence to represent the inferred CDS: deleted 1 base in 1 codon), whose protein sequence is MVKEEEGSGTPVPLSVTVQPAGIKTGGCVWSVTTATRTMSWILISALLLACGPGGTHSKASEYQLESVSQCESLRSVAVARQQTSLPHCTEDGQFRSIQCSTGGEQCWCVDAQGQEIVGTRTSDSLPRCPSPCLLLRQQVLAGLQGGVAPLCQESGDFEAVQCDASRGRCWCVDRQGMEVYGTRQSGRPARCPGGCEVRARGLLHASGGQTPPQCSDGGGFLPVQCQFINTTDQSQLDLLDAYNRFPEVFASFSSFRKAFPLVSSYCYCSDSEGREIDNTGVELLLSEVYDTVFSDLRPAHLFSRSNVYRVLQRRLLAVRLALTGRFTCPSPCEVERRGSLGSPGVLVPSCGADGSFSPLQCQRGGQCRCVDPLGREVPGVQQPGDALACGSAEPDCPSRRRLALSRLLSSGPLDPPGPLSPDQTPGPPQGSCSALLRPLQDLLQEEGEPAALLAPLGEVLAGLFPSVGGALQALSRAGPGRLLENLFGGKFLKNAAALNFTGAVGGRGGLQTLLDQDRGQDQDQDRDRDQRALNQQLVRSVSRALEDPGFLSALQRTLMGHTHTDTLQQVLVPLARSCSREPASALGVPRCTPGGLYQPLQCDPAACWCVTPQGAEVAGSPDPRRRRAPRCPSRCERERGLALAARSRRAAADEVYVPACTGDGSFLPLQCDGRRCFCVDPQGALAPSRTAGGAVSCPATVDQSENSPVSPGQNCACCLVPCDPTGSCSAALSEVASFLSEANRIIALSNTSRLPLGEGFLLAQGIHLTPEELRVSQSAERLQLSKQLLSRSRAALRLAAYSTVQMAWRPQRSEVLSVSYQPYSPQCDSLGVWLSTQCHPSTGQCWCVDEDGEYIPDSLTSHPLKMPQCPSPCQRAEGHMLLSGWLKGSDIISDITASYRPRCEEDGRFSVLQTGGAAGWCVSPLTGRVVRPAGLSPAGEPTCPSWCELQGLQCQPDGGFVPLQCDITSCWCVSDDGQEVTRSRTDRSTGSIPSCDRPRCSGSTITHGALLCRSVTADRQSCTLACHHGYQNALAPSSFLCDVLSQRWEGATPLAGACQRSQVFQTLQTSSDWSLPLSGACLTALPRLEADLRAHAASRGLCSLLLPVSGRSVTVCDDASFRLHCESDDIMSLRVTWAARLSDIPTSDLPDLQDLDVYMQTPRLAEGVEGILGNHPSLGTSELIATTTPSFGCASGFHGDAEETGCVMCPAGSFSGEGACHLCPEGSYQEEGGRDLCNKCPRGSSAIGASSVHQCQTVCQRRGLRCSEDGSFLSAQPDFLSGTWGCVTSQGAELAWTNSETPLTDGECRELNRFEVVPPSSVATGAEESEVLQTQTADLRTCIQACAVESSCHHVALFTENGGQQCQLYSTNTVNTLCSTTTQAKRFPGNAEVALVATAPCVLRVRGVANDLLVIRKKGEEFSSRLQKSFERMRMRKALSGVFLTQAIPSSGTSLTDAHRYCQAQCARDPCCEGFMLNRNTLEGGSILCGLMRTPSVLMCADQDWDVIGQGTANRVCGAGLSSNKLQRSFVFDFGGQEFNITETDHEASIVSFQSIYLQTTGSELAAADRSSCRSREQPPPVDASVEAGFEPLPEDGVVVDPTRSPPGLTYWLNKEDYNSQQALLWCLKRCDEEEQCSLVDVRQDDSELFHSCLLFPDSTVCGAYDKKLRDPCRPLLARRPTSAHKKRVDLSGPVKSFYTRVSFQKMVSYSVRSRVSLGNTALSAGFLDCERRCDEDPCCRGIGFVRDSKSPTGSEVVCLSLVSLGVQTCPEQRGQGSWTVQDCRPSAVETTPYPLGWYQKPVNHWSPSPALCPPFSLPPAQNVSLDQWNALDESAILVDPSLSAYDVVHISRDIAGDEDKTRDWCLHACQGAESCVALSISQTESATRCVLYPDTRVCGPSSSPSSSSPASSYRLVLREPASQVYLKKERLPSATSVVIPGHGTLRGVAMETTLGSHRKSVVQYLGVPYARPPIGSLRFRAPEPAVWTGSRDATQPRASCLQPGDEESAATGEDCLYLNIFTPAGLMGPVPVLVFFYNPSANQSPGLLDGSALAAVGNIVVVTASYRTASLGFLSTGSSGLPGNYGMLDQAAALRWVSAHIALVGGASRRVTVGAERRGADITALHLLSSSSSPPLFQRMMLMGGSLFSPAALQSSSAARAQAAELASQLGCPTSDPSSPADEDKMAACLRQTPVHTLNAAQTKLLAASGPFQAWSPVSDGVLSSVRQPIGRSPAHRLPLLMGTSAEDGLIRRAAKIKDFQALAGAADAKTAFYAALTRSLGGEGSRAGVRQAASWFYGLQHSASPAGYSLLSRALNNATRDQFIVCPVQQMASHWASNKANVFLYHLPEDSVHHSADRAVPLDVQLAFGTPHHPISSQRFGSQGRRLSLALMTYVANFIKTGDPNRGQSGSRRVPGAGLPQWGPVLPSPAPPQHKELGPGLPQQRGLRRAECSFWTELVPLLNGETAELGAESVQATLTPNLSVTLPSGQSQTKKDGYN, encoded by the exons atggtgaaggaggaggaggggtcaggGACTCCAGTCCCACTCAGCGTGACTGTGCAGCCCGCTGGTATAAAGACGGGAGGCTGCGTGTGGTCCGTCACCACGGCGACCCGCACCATGTCCTGGATCCTCATCTCCGCTCTGCTCCTGGCCTGCGGGCCGGGGGGCACCCACAGCAAGGCctcag AGTACCAGTTGGAGTCGGTCAGCCAGTGTGAGTCTTTACGGAGTGTGGCTGTCGCCAGGCAACAAACCAGCCTCCCACACTGCACTGAAGACGGCCAGTTCAG GAGTATCCAGTGCAGTACCGGGGGCGAGCAGTGCTGGTGTGTGGACGCTCAGGGGCAGGAGATTGTCGGGACTCGAACCAGCGACTCTCTTCCTCGTT gcccctccccctgcctgctcctcagACAGCAGGTGTTGGCGGGCCTCCAGGGGGGCGTGGCCCCGCTCTGCCAGGAGTCAGGTGACTTCGAGGCCGTTCAGTGCgacgccagcagggggcggtgttggTGCGTGGACCGGCAGGGAATGGAGGTGTACGGCACGCGGCAGAGCGGCCGCCCCGCACGCT gcCCGGGGGGCTGTGAGGTGAGGGCGCGGGGGCTGCTCCACGCCAGCGGggggcagacccccccccagtgcTCCGACGGCGGGGGCTTCCTGCCGGTCCAGTGCCAGTTCATCAACACCACCGACCAGAGCCAGCTGGACCTGCTGGACGCCTACAAcag gttCCCAGAAGTCTTTGCATCGTTCAGTAGCTTCAGGAAGGCTTttcctctggtctcctcctaCTGCTACTGTTCGGacagtgaggggagagagatcgacaacacag GCGTGGAGCTGCTCCTCTCGGAGGTCTATGACACGGTGTTCTCGGACCTGCGCCCCGCTCACCTCTTCTCCCGCTCCAACGTGTACCGCGTGCTGCAGCGCCGCCTGCTGGCCGTCCGCCTCGCCCTCACCGGCCGCTTCACAT gtccGTCGCCCTGTGAGGTGGAGCGTCGGGGGTCTCTGGGCTCCCCGGGGGTCCTGGTTCCGTCCTGCGGGGCCGACggctccttctcccccctgcAGTGCCAGCGGGGGGGTCAGTGCCGCTGTGTGGACCCCCTGGGGAGGGAGGTCCCTGGGGTGCAGCAGCCCGGCGACGCCCTGGCCTGCG GTTCTGCGGAGCCGGACTGCCCCTCCAGGCGCCGCCTGGCCCTCTCCAGACTGCTCTCCTCCGGGCCCCTGGACCCCCCCGGACCCCTctccccagaccagacccccgggcccccccagGGGTCCTGCTCCGCCCTGCTGCGGCCCCTCCAGGACCTGCTCCaagaggagggggagccggCCGCCCTCCTGGCCCCCCTGGGGGAGGTCCTGGCCGGGCTGTTCCCCTCGGTGGGGGGCGCCCTCCAGGCGCTGTCCCGGGCCGGACCGGGCCGCCTGCTGGAGAACCTCTTCGGGGGCAAGTTCCTGAAGAACGCCGCCGCACTCAACTTCACGGGCGccgtgggggggcggggcggcctGCAGACCCTCCTGGACCAGGACCGgggccaggaccaggaccaggaccgggaccgggaccagAGGGCTCTGAACCAGCAGCTGGTCCGGTCGGTGAGCCGGGCCCTGGAGGACCCGGGCTTCCTGTCCGCCCTGCAACGCACGCTgatgggccacacacacactgacaccctgcagcag gtcctGGTCCCGCTGGCCCGGTCCTGCTCCCGGGAGCCGGCCTCTGCGCTCGGGGTGCCGCGGTGCACCCCCGGGGGCCTCTACCAGCCGCTGCAGTGCGACCCCGCCGCCTGCTGGTGCGTGACCCCCCAGGGGGCCGAGGTCGCGGGGTCCCCGGACCCCCGTCGGCGCCGGGCC CCCCGCTGCCCCTCGCGGTGCGAGCGCGAGCGGGGGCTGGCCCTCGCCGCCCGGAGCCGGCGGGCCGCGGCGGACGAGGTCTAcgtcccagcatgcactgggGACGGCAGCTTCCTGCCCCTGCAGTGTGACGGCCGGCGCTGCTTCTGTGTGgacccccagggggcgctggcgCCCTCCCGGACAGCAGGGGGCGCCGTCTCCT GTCCTGCTACAGTCGACCAATCAGAGAACAGCCCAGTCTCTCCAGGTCAGAACTGCGCATGCTGTCT CGTGCCATGTGACCCCACAGGCTCCTGCTCCGCTGCGCTGAGCGAGGTCGCTTCCTTCCTCTCAGAGGCCAACCGGATCATCGCTCTCTCCAACACGTCCCGCCTTCCTCTGGGAGAAGGCTTCCTATTGGCCCAGGGCATCCACCTGACCCCCGAGGAGCTCCgtgtcagccaatcagcagagCGGCTGCAGTTGTCTAAGCAGCTGCTGAGTCGCTCCAGAGCTGCCCTGCGATTGGCTGCCTACTCCA CGGTCCAGATGGCGTGGCGCCCCCAGCGGTCGGAGGTTCTGAGCGTCTCCTACCAGCCGTACTCCCCACAGTGCGACTCACTCGGAGTGTGGCTGTCCACACAGTGTCACCCCAgcacag GTCAGTGTTGGTGTGTAGATGAAGATGGAGAATACATCCCAGACTCCCTCACCAGTCACCCTCTGAAGATGCCCCAAT GTCCGTCTCCGTGTCAGAGAGCTGAGGGCCACATGCTGCTCTCTGGTTGGCTGAAGGGCTCTGACATAATCTCTGACATCACGGCGTCCTACCGACCACGGTGCGAGGAG GACGGGCGGTTCTCGGTGCTGCAGACAGGGGGCGCTGCAGGCTGGTGCGTCAGTCCACTGACGGGACGGGTGGTCCGACCGGCCGGCCTCAGCCCTGCTGGAGAACCCACAT gtcctAGTTGGTGTGAGCTTCAGGGTCTTCAGTGTCAGCCCGATGGAGGCTTCGTTCCACTGCAgtgtgacatcacttcctgctgGTGTGTGTCCGACGACGGACAGGAAGTGACCCGCAGCCGAACAGACCGCAGCACAGGAAGCATCCCATCATGTGACC GGCCTCGTTGCTCTGGTAGCACCATTACCCATGGTGCACTGCTCTGTCGCTCGGTGACGGCTGACAGGCAGAGCTGCACCCTGGCctgtcaccatggttaccagaACGCCCTGGCCCCCAGCAGCTTCCTGTGTGACGTCCTATCACAGCGCTGGGAGGGAGCGACACCCCTGGCCGGAGCCTGCCAGA ggTCCCAGGTGTTCCAGACCCTCCAGACCTCCTCAGACTGGAGCCTGCCTCTCTCTGGGGCCTGCCTCACCGCCCTGCCTCGCCTGGAGGCCGACCTCAGGGCCCACGCGGCCTCCAGGGGCCTCTGCTCCCTGCTG CTCCCCGTGTCCGGGCGGAGTGTCACTGTCTGTGACGACGCGTCGTTCCGTCTGCACTGCGAGAGCGATGACATCATGAGCCTGAGGGTCACATGGGCGGCCAGGCTGTCAGACAtcccgacctctgacctccccgACCTCCAGGACCTAG ACGTCTACATGCAGACCCCCCGATTggctgagggggtggagggcaTTCTGGGTAATCACCCCTCCCTGGGGACCTCGGAGCTGATCGCCACGACGACGCCCAGCTTCGGCTGTGCCAGCGGGTTCCATGGCGACGCAGAGGAGACGGGCTGTg tGATGTGTCCTGCCGGTAGTTTCTCTGGCGAGGGGGCGTGTCATCTCTGTCCTGAGGGATCCTATCAAGAGGAAGGTGGGCGGGACTTGTGCAACAAGTGTCCAAGGGGCTCCTCAGCGATTGGTGCTTCGTCTGTCCATCAAT gTCAGACAGTCTGTCAGCGTCGAGGCCTCAGATGCTCTGAGGATGGCAGCTTCCTGTCGGCACAGcctgacttcctgtctggaaCCTGGGGGTGTGTCACCAGCCAGGGGGCGGAGCTTGCATGGACCAATAGCGAGACGCCTCTGACAGACGGGGAGTGCAGAG AACTGAACCGGTTTGAGGTGGTTCCCCCGTCGTCCGTGGCAACCGGAGCCGAAGAATCAGAAGTTTTGCAGACCCAGACGGCCGACCTCCGAACCTGCAtccaag cGTGTGCTGTGGAGTCCTCCTGCCACCATGTGGCGCTGTTCACAGAGAACGGAGGGCAGCAGTGTCAGCTGTACAGCACGAACACTGTCAACACACTGTGTAGTACAaccacgcag gccaAACGGTTTCCGGGTAACGCCGAGGTCGCGTTGGTTGCCACGGCTCCCTGTGTTCTGAGAGTGAGGGGAGTAGCTAACGATCTGCTGGTCATCAGGAAGAAAG GCGAGGAGTTCTCCTCCCGCCTCCAGAAGAGCTTTGAGAGGATGCGGATGAGGAAGGCTCTGTCGGGGGTCTTCCTCACCCAGGCCATCCCCTCCTCCGGGACCAGCCTGACCGACGCGCACCGCTACTGCCAGGCCCAGTGCGCCCGGGACCCCTGCTGTGAGGGCTTCATGCTCAACCGCAACACCCTGGAAGGAG gtTCTATCCTCTGTGGTCTGATGAGAACTCCGTCCGTGCTGATGTGTGCCGACCAGGACTGGGATGTGATTGGCCAGGGAACAGCCAATCGCGTGTGTGGGGCGGGGCTTAGCTCCAACAAGCTCCAGAGGAGTTTTGTGTTTGACTTCGGGGGTCAGGAGTTCAACATCA CTGAGACGGACCACGAGGCCTCCATCGTCTCCTTCCAGAGCATCTACCTGCAAACCACTG gcTCTGAGCTCGCTGCTGCAGACAGATCCTCCTGCAGGAGTAGGGAGCAGCCCCCCCCTGTGGACG cgtCAGTAGAGGCCGGGTTCGAGCCCCTGCCAGAGGACGGCGTTGTAGTGGACCCCACCAGGAGTCCTCCAGGGTTAACCTACTGGCTCAACAAAGAGGACTACAACTCCCAGCAGGCACTGCTCTGGTGCCTCAAAC GCTGTGACGAAGAGGAGCAGTGCTCTCTGGTGGACGTGAGGCAGGATGACTCGGAGCTCTTCCACTCCTGCCTGCTGTTCCCTGACAGCACCGTGTGCGGCGCCTACGACAAGAAGCTGCGAGACCCgtgtcgccccctgctggcccggAGGCCGACCAGCGCCCACAAGAAGAGAG tGGACCTCAGTGGACCAGTGAAGAGTTTCTACACCAGGGTCTCCTTCCAGAAGATGGTCTCCTACTCGGTCCGCAGCCGAGTCAGTCTGGGGAACACAGCGCTGTCTGCAgg cttcCTGGATTGTGAGCGTCGTTGTGATGAAGATCCTTGTTGCCGTGGTATCGGCTTCGTACGGGACAGCAAATCACCAA cgGGGTCGGAGGTCGTGTGTCTGTCCCTGGTCAGTCTGGGGGTCCAGACGTGCCCCGAGcagcggggtcaggggtcgtggACGGTCCAGGACTGCCGTCCGTCGGCGGTGGAGACCACACCCTACCCCCTGGGGTGGTACCAGaaacctg tGAACCATTGGAGCCCCTCCCCGGCCCTCTGTCCTccattctccctcccccccgcccagaATG tctctctggaCCAATGGAATGCCCTGGACGAGTCGGCCATCTTGGTcgacccctccctctccgcctaTGACGTGGTTCACATCAGCCGGGACATCGCCGGAGACGAGGACAAGACCAGGGACTGgtgtctccatg CCTGCCAGGGGGCGGAGTCCTGCGTCGCCCTGTCAATCAGCCAGACAGAGTCGGCCACTCGCTGCGTGCTCTACCCAGACACCAGGGTCTGTGGTccaagctcctcccccagctcctctagccccgcctcctcctacCGATTGGTGCTCAGAGAGCCCGCCTCCCAGGTGTATCTGAAGAAAG AGCGGTTGCCGTCGGCGACATCGGTTGTGATTCCGGGCCACGGAACTCTGCGAGGCGTCGCCATGGAGACCACCCTGGGGTCGCACAGGAAGTCGGTGGTGCAGTACCTGGGGGTTCCCTACGCACGTCCGCCAATAGGATCGCTCCGTTTCAGAGCGCCGGAGCCGGCCGTTTGGACCGGCAGCCGGGACGCCACACAGCCCcg AGCCTCCTGTCTGCAGCCGGGGGACGAGGAGTCTGCTGCCACCGGAGAGGACTGTCTCTACCTCAACATCTTCACCCCCGCCGGCCTG aTGGGACCTGTCCCTGTCCTGGTTTTCTTCTACAACCCCTCGGCCAATCAGAGCCCAGGGCTGTTGGATGGCTCCGCCCTGGCCGCTGTTGGTAACATCGTCGTGGTTACGGCCAGCTACAGAACCGCTTCGCTGGGATTCCTCAGTACag GCTCTTCTGGTCTCCCTGGTAACTACGGGATGCTGGACCAGGCGGCGGCGCTGCGCTGGGTCTCCGCCCACATCGCCCTAGTGGGCGGGGCCAGCCGGAGGGTGACGGTGGGGGCGGAGCGACGGGGGGCAGACATCACCGcccttcatctcctctcctcctcttcctctccgccTCTGTTCCAACGCATGATGCTCATG GGCGGGTCACTCTTCTCCCCAGCAGCGCTCCAGTCGTCCTCGGCAGCCCGGGCCCAGGCCGCGGAGCTGGCCTCCCAGCTGGGCTGCCCGACCTCCGACCCCAGCAGCCCCGCCGACGAGGACAAGATGGCCGCCTGCCTCCGACAGACCCCAGTGCACACTCTGAACGCCGCCCAGACAAAG ctcCTGGCCGCCAGCGGGCCCTTCCAGGCGTGGTCTCCAGTCTCGGACGGCGTGCTGTCGTCCGTCAGACAGCCAATCGGACGCTCCCCCGCCCACAGGCTGCCCCTGCTCATGGGCACATCAGCAGAGGACGGCCTCATCCGCCGAGCGGCCAAGATTAAG GACTTCCAGGCGCTGGCGGGCGCGGCCGACGCTAAGACGGCGTTCTACGCGGCGCTGACCCGCTCCCTGGGGGGCGAGGGGAGCCGGGCGGGGGTGAGGCAGGCCGCCTCCTGGTTCTACGGCCTCCAGCACTCCGCCTCCCCAGCCGGCTACAGCCTGCTTTCCCGGGCGCTCAACAACGCCACCAG AGACCAGTTCATCGTGTGTCCCGTCCAGCAGATGGCTAGCCACTGGGCTAGCAACAAGGCTAACGTCTTCCTCTACCACCTCCCTGAGGACAGCGTCCACCACAG CGCTGACAGGGCAGTGCCATTGGACGTTCAGCTTGCCTTCGGAACTCCTCATCATCCAATCAGCTCTCAGAGATTCGGCTCCCAGGGACGACGCCTCTCTCTGGCCCTGATGACCTACGTGGCGAACTTCATCAAAACAGG TGATCCTAACCGGGGCCAGTCCGGGTCCAGGCGGGTCCCTGGAGCCGGTCTGCCTCAGTGGGGGCCCGTGCTGCCGTCACCGGCCCCCCCACAGCATAAGGAGCTGGGCCCCGGGCTCCCGCAGCAACGGGGGCTCCGCCGGGCAGAGTGCTCCTTCTGGACCGAGCTGGTCCCCCTGCTCAACGGAGAGACCG CGGAGTTGGGGGCGGAGTCAGTCCAGGCCACATTGACCCCCAACCTCTCTGTGACCTTGCCTTCCGGCCAATCGCAGACCAAGAAGGACGGCTATAACTGA